One window of Athalia rosae chromosome 2, iyAthRosa1.1, whole genome shotgun sequence genomic DNA carries:
- the LOC105692510 gene encoding H(+)/Cl(-) exchange transporter 5 isoform X4: protein MLQDVNQHTLASQQQTGNNAYLDRNVRLDDGTSHCGITFSGIQVSADSDDIPGIGQYDDFHTIDWQRDIARDRMRHRYIVKKKHDSILDLIKGAHDAWSGWLCVLFVGLFTGVAAGVIDIGASWMTDLKFGICPQAFWLNKEQCCWSYNETTFDGGNCSQWWSWPEVFNQSKDGAGPYIISYMFYIAWALLFASLSASLVRMFAPYACGSGIPEIKTILSGFIIRGYLGKWTLIIKSVGLILSVSAGLSLGKEGPMVHIACCIGNIFSYLFPKYGRNEAKKREILSAAAAAGVSVAFGAPIGGVLFSLEEVSYYFPLKTLWRSFFCALIAAFVLRSINPFGNEHSVLFFVEYNKPWIFFELVPFVMLGVMGGVIATLFIKANLYWCRYRKTSKLGQYPVTEVLVVTVATAIIAYPNPYTRMNTSQLIYLLFSQCGVSNADILCDYNRNFTDVNSAIEIAKAGPGVHKAVWLLVLALILKLIMTIFTFGMKVPCGLFIPSLCLGAIMGRIVGIGMEQLAYKYPHIWMFSEECSTGVDCITPGLYAMVGAAAVLGGVTRMTVSLVVIMFELTGGVRYIVPLMAAAMASKWVGDALGKQGIYDAHIGLNGYPFLDSKDEFQHTSLAADVMQPKRNEALNVLTQDSMTVDDVETLLKETEHNGFPVIVSRESQYLVGFVLRRDLNLAIANAKRLMEGIMGQSLVIFTSGNNVQTHGPPPLKLKKILDMAPITITDQTPMETVVDMFRKLGLRQTLVTHNGRLLGVITKKDVLRHVKQLDNEDPSSVLFN from the exons ATGCTGCAGGACGTAAATCAACACACACTGGCTTCCCAGCAACAGACAGGGAATAATGCCTACCTAGATCGCAATGTCAGACTCGATGATGGTACTTCACACT GTGGGATTACTTTTTCTGGGATTCAGG TTTCAGCTGATTCCGATGATATTCCTGGTATTGGACAGTACGATGATTTCCACACAATCGATTGGCAGCGTGATATCGCACGAGATCGAATGCGACATCGTTACATAGTGAAAAAGAAGCATGATTCCATTTTGGACTTGATCAAAGGTGCCCATGACGCATGGTCAGGATGGCTCTGCGTTTTATTTGTCGGATTATTTACTGGCGTAGCTGCAGGTGTCATCGATATTGGGGCATCGTGGATGACTGATCTGAAATTTGGTATCTGTCCGCAAGCTTTTTGGCTAAACAAAGAGCAATGCTGTTGGAGTTACAACGAGACAACATTTGACGGTGGAAATTGTTCACAA TGGTGGTCATGGCCTGAGGTATTCAACCAATCGAAAGACGGAGCTGGCCCGTACATAATATCATACATGTTTTATATTGCTTGGGCACTTTTATTCGCCTCCTTGTCAGCTTCCTTGGTGAGAATGTTTGCCCCTTACGCTTGTGGCTCCGGTATACCTGAG ATTAAAACAATCCTAAGCGGTTTTATAATTCGTGGATATTTGGGCAAGTGGACTTTGATAATAAAATCCGTTGGTTTGATACTTTCTGTATCTGCAGGCCTCAGTTTGGGCAAAGAAGGCCCGATGGTGCACATAGCATGCTGTATAGGaaacatattttcatatttgttCCCAAAGTATGGAAGAAACGAGGCCAAGAAGCGCGAAATTTTATCCGCAGCTGCTGCGGCTGGGGTATCCGTAGCTTTTGGAGCACCAATTGGTGGCGTGCTATTCAGTTTAGAAGAA GTGAGCTACTACTTTCCGTTGAAAACGCTATGGAGATCATTTTTCTGTGCTTTGATAGCAGCGTTCGTACTTCGCTCCATAAATCCATTTGGTAACGAacattcagttttattttttgtcgagtACAACAAACCATGGATATTCTTTGAACTTGTTCCTTTCGTGATGCTCGGTGTTATGGGA GGCGTCATTGCAACTTTGTTCATAAAAGCTAATCTCTATTGGTGTCGCTATCGAAAAACGTCAAAACTTGGCCAATATCCAGTAACCGAAGTTTTGGTTGTCACCGTTGCAACAGCTATCATAGCTTACCCAAATCCTTACACCAGGATGAATACTAGTCAACTGATTTACTTATTGTTCAGTCAATGCGGAGTATCTAATGCCGACATTTTGTG CGATTACAACAGAAATTTCACGGACGTCAATTCTGCTATTGAGATAGCCAAAGCTGGTCCAGGAGTTCACAAAGCCGTTTGGTTACTGGTCTTGGCTTTGATTCTTAAATTGATAATGACAATTTTCACATTTGGTATGAAAGTGCCTTGCGGACTATTCATACCATCGTTGTGTCTTGGTGCGATAATGGGTCGTATCGTCGGTATTGGAATGGAACAACTCGCTTATAAATATCCTCACATTTGGATGTTTAGCGAAGAGTGTTCGACCGGCGTCGATTGTATAACACCTGGTCTTTACGCTATGGTTGGGGCGGCTGCGGTCTTGGGCGGAGTAACGAGAATGACGGTCTCTCTCGTTGTCATAATGTTCGAATTAACGGGAGGAGTGAGATACATAGTTCCTTTAATGGCAGCCGCCATGGCAAGTAAATGGGTGGGCGATGCTTTAGGAAAGCAGGGAATATATGACGCTCATATCGGATTGAATGGTTATCCGTTCTTAGATAGTAAAGATGAGTTTCAACACACCAGTTTAGCAGCGGATGTTATGCAGCCAAA ACGTAATGAGGCATTGAACGTATTAACTCAAGACTCTATGACGGTTGACGACGTCGAAACATTACTCAAAGAAACCGAACACAATGGTTTTCCCGTCATAGTATCGAGAGAGTCGCAATACCTGGTCGGTTTTGTCCTCCGCAGAGATCTGAATCTTGCAATAGCAAACGCCAAACGTCTAATGGAGGGTATAATGGGACAATCTCTTGTTATTTTCACCAGTGGTAACAACGTTCAGACTCATGGTCCTCCACCattaaagttgaaaaaaatattagacaTGGCGCCGATCACAATCACCGATCAAACACCGATGGAAACCGTAGTCGACATGTTCAGAAAATTAGGACTGAGACAAACGCTTGTGACTCACAATGG gcGGCTTTTAGGTGTTATAACCAAAAAGGATGTTTTGAGACACGTCAAACAACTTGACAACGAAGATCCTAGCTCCGTTTTATTCaattga
- the LOC105692510 gene encoding H(+)/Cl(-) exchange transporter 5 isoform X2 — protein sequence MEKFPLKGTLSSSTSTSSPGPAQLNTTPTTYHSLDAKNGNGIDSGSTGDARLRPTGLINRGTLISSDEDMLQDVNQHTLASQQQTGNNAYLDRNVRLDDGTSHFSADSDDIPGIGQYDDFHTIDWQRDIARDRMRHRYIVKKKHDSILDLIKGAHDAWSGWLCVLFVGLFTGVAAGVIDIGASWMTDLKFGICPQAFWLNKEQCCWSYNETTFDGGNCSQWWSWPEVFNQSKDGAGPYIISYMFYIAWALLFASLSASLVRMFAPYACGSGIPEIKTILSGFIIRGYLGKWTLIIKSVGLILSVSAGLSLGKEGPMVHIACCIGNIFSYLFPKYGRNEAKKREILSAAAAAGVSVAFGAPIGGVLFSLEEVSYYFPLKTLWRSFFCALIAAFVLRSINPFGNEHSVLFFVEYNKPWIFFELVPFVMLGVMGGVIATLFIKANLYWCRYRKTSKLGQYPVTEVLVVTVATAIIAYPNPYTRMNTSQLIYLLFSQCGVSNADILCDYNRNFTDVNSAIEIAKAGPGVHKAVWLLVLALILKLIMTIFTFGMKVPCGLFIPSLCLGAIMGRIVGIGMEQLAYKYPHIWMFSEECSTGVDCITPGLYAMVGAAAVLGGVTRMTVSLVVIMFELTGGVRYIVPLMAAAMASKWVGDALGKQGIYDAHIGLNGYPFLDSKDEFQHTSLAADVMQPKRNEALNVLTQDSMTVDDVETLLKETEHNGFPVIVSRESQYLVGFVLRRDLNLAIANAKRLMEGIMGQSLVIFTSGNNVQTHGPPPLKLKKILDMAPITITDQTPMETVVDMFRKLGLRQTLVTHNGRLLGVITKKDVLRHVKQLDNEDPSSVLFN from the exons ATGGAGAAATTTCCACTGAAGGGTACCTTAAGTTCGTCAACATCAACATCGTCGCCTGGTCCTGCACAGTTGAACACGACGCCCACCACCTATCACTCTCTCGATGCCAAG AACGGCAATGGCATAGACAGCGGAAGTACCGGTGACGCTCGTTTGAGACCAACGGGCCTGATCAACAGGGGAACATTAATTAGTAGTGACGAAGATATGCTGCAGGACGTAAATCAACACACACTGGCTTCCCAGCAACAGACAGGGAATAATGCCTACCTAGATCGCAATGTCAGACTCGATGATGGTACTTCACACT TTTCAGCTGATTCCGATGATATTCCTGGTATTGGACAGTACGATGATTTCCACACAATCGATTGGCAGCGTGATATCGCACGAGATCGAATGCGACATCGTTACATAGTGAAAAAGAAGCATGATTCCATTTTGGACTTGATCAAAGGTGCCCATGACGCATGGTCAGGATGGCTCTGCGTTTTATTTGTCGGATTATTTACTGGCGTAGCTGCAGGTGTCATCGATATTGGGGCATCGTGGATGACTGATCTGAAATTTGGTATCTGTCCGCAAGCTTTTTGGCTAAACAAAGAGCAATGCTGTTGGAGTTACAACGAGACAACATTTGACGGTGGAAATTGTTCACAA TGGTGGTCATGGCCTGAGGTATTCAACCAATCGAAAGACGGAGCTGGCCCGTACATAATATCATACATGTTTTATATTGCTTGGGCACTTTTATTCGCCTCCTTGTCAGCTTCCTTGGTGAGAATGTTTGCCCCTTACGCTTGTGGCTCCGGTATACCTGAG ATTAAAACAATCCTAAGCGGTTTTATAATTCGTGGATATTTGGGCAAGTGGACTTTGATAATAAAATCCGTTGGTTTGATACTTTCTGTATCTGCAGGCCTCAGTTTGGGCAAAGAAGGCCCGATGGTGCACATAGCATGCTGTATAGGaaacatattttcatatttgttCCCAAAGTATGGAAGAAACGAGGCCAAGAAGCGCGAAATTTTATCCGCAGCTGCTGCGGCTGGGGTATCCGTAGCTTTTGGAGCACCAATTGGTGGCGTGCTATTCAGTTTAGAAGAA GTGAGCTACTACTTTCCGTTGAAAACGCTATGGAGATCATTTTTCTGTGCTTTGATAGCAGCGTTCGTACTTCGCTCCATAAATCCATTTGGTAACGAacattcagttttattttttgtcgagtACAACAAACCATGGATATTCTTTGAACTTGTTCCTTTCGTGATGCTCGGTGTTATGGGA GGCGTCATTGCAACTTTGTTCATAAAAGCTAATCTCTATTGGTGTCGCTATCGAAAAACGTCAAAACTTGGCCAATATCCAGTAACCGAAGTTTTGGTTGTCACCGTTGCAACAGCTATCATAGCTTACCCAAATCCTTACACCAGGATGAATACTAGTCAACTGATTTACTTATTGTTCAGTCAATGCGGAGTATCTAATGCCGACATTTTGTG CGATTACAACAGAAATTTCACGGACGTCAATTCTGCTATTGAGATAGCCAAAGCTGGTCCAGGAGTTCACAAAGCCGTTTGGTTACTGGTCTTGGCTTTGATTCTTAAATTGATAATGACAATTTTCACATTTGGTATGAAAGTGCCTTGCGGACTATTCATACCATCGTTGTGTCTTGGTGCGATAATGGGTCGTATCGTCGGTATTGGAATGGAACAACTCGCTTATAAATATCCTCACATTTGGATGTTTAGCGAAGAGTGTTCGACCGGCGTCGATTGTATAACACCTGGTCTTTACGCTATGGTTGGGGCGGCTGCGGTCTTGGGCGGAGTAACGAGAATGACGGTCTCTCTCGTTGTCATAATGTTCGAATTAACGGGAGGAGTGAGATACATAGTTCCTTTAATGGCAGCCGCCATGGCAAGTAAATGGGTGGGCGATGCTTTAGGAAAGCAGGGAATATATGACGCTCATATCGGATTGAATGGTTATCCGTTCTTAGATAGTAAAGATGAGTTTCAACACACCAGTTTAGCAGCGGATGTTATGCAGCCAAA ACGTAATGAGGCATTGAACGTATTAACTCAAGACTCTATGACGGTTGACGACGTCGAAACATTACTCAAAGAAACCGAACACAATGGTTTTCCCGTCATAGTATCGAGAGAGTCGCAATACCTGGTCGGTTTTGTCCTCCGCAGAGATCTGAATCTTGCAATAGCAAACGCCAAACGTCTAATGGAGGGTATAATGGGACAATCTCTTGTTATTTTCACCAGTGGTAACAACGTTCAGACTCATGGTCCTCCACCattaaagttgaaaaaaatattagacaTGGCGCCGATCACAATCACCGATCAAACACCGATGGAAACCGTAGTCGACATGTTCAGAAAATTAGGACTGAGACAAACGCTTGTGACTCACAATGG gcGGCTTTTAGGTGTTATAACCAAAAAGGATGTTTTGAGACACGTCAAACAACTTGACAACGAAGATCCTAGCTCCGTTTTATTCaattga
- the LOC105692510 gene encoding H(+)/Cl(-) exchange transporter 5 isoform X1, translating into MEKFPLKGTLSSSTSTSSPGPAQLNTTPTTYHSLDAKNGNGIDSGSTGDARLRPTGLINRGTLISSDEDMLQDVNQHTLASQQQTGNNAYLDRNVRLDDGTSHCGITFSGIQVSADSDDIPGIGQYDDFHTIDWQRDIARDRMRHRYIVKKKHDSILDLIKGAHDAWSGWLCVLFVGLFTGVAAGVIDIGASWMTDLKFGICPQAFWLNKEQCCWSYNETTFDGGNCSQWWSWPEVFNQSKDGAGPYIISYMFYIAWALLFASLSASLVRMFAPYACGSGIPEIKTILSGFIIRGYLGKWTLIIKSVGLILSVSAGLSLGKEGPMVHIACCIGNIFSYLFPKYGRNEAKKREILSAAAAAGVSVAFGAPIGGVLFSLEEVSYYFPLKTLWRSFFCALIAAFVLRSINPFGNEHSVLFFVEYNKPWIFFELVPFVMLGVMGGVIATLFIKANLYWCRYRKTSKLGQYPVTEVLVVTVATAIIAYPNPYTRMNTSQLIYLLFSQCGVSNADILCDYNRNFTDVNSAIEIAKAGPGVHKAVWLLVLALILKLIMTIFTFGMKVPCGLFIPSLCLGAIMGRIVGIGMEQLAYKYPHIWMFSEECSTGVDCITPGLYAMVGAAAVLGGVTRMTVSLVVIMFELTGGVRYIVPLMAAAMASKWVGDALGKQGIYDAHIGLNGYPFLDSKDEFQHTSLAADVMQPKRNEALNVLTQDSMTVDDVETLLKETEHNGFPVIVSRESQYLVGFVLRRDLNLAIANAKRLMEGIMGQSLVIFTSGNNVQTHGPPPLKLKKILDMAPITITDQTPMETVVDMFRKLGLRQTLVTHNGRLLGVITKKDVLRHVKQLDNEDPSSVLFN; encoded by the exons ATGGAGAAATTTCCACTGAAGGGTACCTTAAGTTCGTCAACATCAACATCGTCGCCTGGTCCTGCACAGTTGAACACGACGCCCACCACCTATCACTCTCTCGATGCCAAG AACGGCAATGGCATAGACAGCGGAAGTACCGGTGACGCTCGTTTGAGACCAACGGGCCTGATCAACAGGGGAACATTAATTAGTAGTGACGAAGATATGCTGCAGGACGTAAATCAACACACACTGGCTTCCCAGCAACAGACAGGGAATAATGCCTACCTAGATCGCAATGTCAGACTCGATGATGGTACTTCACACT GTGGGATTACTTTTTCTGGGATTCAGG TTTCAGCTGATTCCGATGATATTCCTGGTATTGGACAGTACGATGATTTCCACACAATCGATTGGCAGCGTGATATCGCACGAGATCGAATGCGACATCGTTACATAGTGAAAAAGAAGCATGATTCCATTTTGGACTTGATCAAAGGTGCCCATGACGCATGGTCAGGATGGCTCTGCGTTTTATTTGTCGGATTATTTACTGGCGTAGCTGCAGGTGTCATCGATATTGGGGCATCGTGGATGACTGATCTGAAATTTGGTATCTGTCCGCAAGCTTTTTGGCTAAACAAAGAGCAATGCTGTTGGAGTTACAACGAGACAACATTTGACGGTGGAAATTGTTCACAA TGGTGGTCATGGCCTGAGGTATTCAACCAATCGAAAGACGGAGCTGGCCCGTACATAATATCATACATGTTTTATATTGCTTGGGCACTTTTATTCGCCTCCTTGTCAGCTTCCTTGGTGAGAATGTTTGCCCCTTACGCTTGTGGCTCCGGTATACCTGAG ATTAAAACAATCCTAAGCGGTTTTATAATTCGTGGATATTTGGGCAAGTGGACTTTGATAATAAAATCCGTTGGTTTGATACTTTCTGTATCTGCAGGCCTCAGTTTGGGCAAAGAAGGCCCGATGGTGCACATAGCATGCTGTATAGGaaacatattttcatatttgttCCCAAAGTATGGAAGAAACGAGGCCAAGAAGCGCGAAATTTTATCCGCAGCTGCTGCGGCTGGGGTATCCGTAGCTTTTGGAGCACCAATTGGTGGCGTGCTATTCAGTTTAGAAGAA GTGAGCTACTACTTTCCGTTGAAAACGCTATGGAGATCATTTTTCTGTGCTTTGATAGCAGCGTTCGTACTTCGCTCCATAAATCCATTTGGTAACGAacattcagttttattttttgtcgagtACAACAAACCATGGATATTCTTTGAACTTGTTCCTTTCGTGATGCTCGGTGTTATGGGA GGCGTCATTGCAACTTTGTTCATAAAAGCTAATCTCTATTGGTGTCGCTATCGAAAAACGTCAAAACTTGGCCAATATCCAGTAACCGAAGTTTTGGTTGTCACCGTTGCAACAGCTATCATAGCTTACCCAAATCCTTACACCAGGATGAATACTAGTCAACTGATTTACTTATTGTTCAGTCAATGCGGAGTATCTAATGCCGACATTTTGTG CGATTACAACAGAAATTTCACGGACGTCAATTCTGCTATTGAGATAGCCAAAGCTGGTCCAGGAGTTCACAAAGCCGTTTGGTTACTGGTCTTGGCTTTGATTCTTAAATTGATAATGACAATTTTCACATTTGGTATGAAAGTGCCTTGCGGACTATTCATACCATCGTTGTGTCTTGGTGCGATAATGGGTCGTATCGTCGGTATTGGAATGGAACAACTCGCTTATAAATATCCTCACATTTGGATGTTTAGCGAAGAGTGTTCGACCGGCGTCGATTGTATAACACCTGGTCTTTACGCTATGGTTGGGGCGGCTGCGGTCTTGGGCGGAGTAACGAGAATGACGGTCTCTCTCGTTGTCATAATGTTCGAATTAACGGGAGGAGTGAGATACATAGTTCCTTTAATGGCAGCCGCCATGGCAAGTAAATGGGTGGGCGATGCTTTAGGAAAGCAGGGAATATATGACGCTCATATCGGATTGAATGGTTATCCGTTCTTAGATAGTAAAGATGAGTTTCAACACACCAGTTTAGCAGCGGATGTTATGCAGCCAAA ACGTAATGAGGCATTGAACGTATTAACTCAAGACTCTATGACGGTTGACGACGTCGAAACATTACTCAAAGAAACCGAACACAATGGTTTTCCCGTCATAGTATCGAGAGAGTCGCAATACCTGGTCGGTTTTGTCCTCCGCAGAGATCTGAATCTTGCAATAGCAAACGCCAAACGTCTAATGGAGGGTATAATGGGACAATCTCTTGTTATTTTCACCAGTGGTAACAACGTTCAGACTCATGGTCCTCCACCattaaagttgaaaaaaatattagacaTGGCGCCGATCACAATCACCGATCAAACACCGATGGAAACCGTAGTCGACATGTTCAGAAAATTAGGACTGAGACAAACGCTTGTGACTCACAATGG gcGGCTTTTAGGTGTTATAACCAAAAAGGATGTTTTGAGACACGTCAAACAACTTGACAACGAAGATCCTAGCTCCGTTTTATTCaattga
- the LOC105692510 gene encoding H(+)/Cl(-) exchange transporter 5 isoform X3 — MNGNGIDSGSTGDARLRPTGLINRGTLISSDEDMLQDVNQHTLASQQQTGNNAYLDRNVRLDDGTSHCGITFSGIQVSADSDDIPGIGQYDDFHTIDWQRDIARDRMRHRYIVKKKHDSILDLIKGAHDAWSGWLCVLFVGLFTGVAAGVIDIGASWMTDLKFGICPQAFWLNKEQCCWSYNETTFDGGNCSQWWSWPEVFNQSKDGAGPYIISYMFYIAWALLFASLSASLVRMFAPYACGSGIPEIKTILSGFIIRGYLGKWTLIIKSVGLILSVSAGLSLGKEGPMVHIACCIGNIFSYLFPKYGRNEAKKREILSAAAAAGVSVAFGAPIGGVLFSLEEVSYYFPLKTLWRSFFCALIAAFVLRSINPFGNEHSVLFFVEYNKPWIFFELVPFVMLGVMGGVIATLFIKANLYWCRYRKTSKLGQYPVTEVLVVTVATAIIAYPNPYTRMNTSQLIYLLFSQCGVSNADILCDYNRNFTDVNSAIEIAKAGPGVHKAVWLLVLALILKLIMTIFTFGMKVPCGLFIPSLCLGAIMGRIVGIGMEQLAYKYPHIWMFSEECSTGVDCITPGLYAMVGAAAVLGGVTRMTVSLVVIMFELTGGVRYIVPLMAAAMASKWVGDALGKQGIYDAHIGLNGYPFLDSKDEFQHTSLAADVMQPKRNEALNVLTQDSMTVDDVETLLKETEHNGFPVIVSRESQYLVGFVLRRDLNLAIANAKRLMEGIMGQSLVIFTSGNNVQTHGPPPLKLKKILDMAPITITDQTPMETVVDMFRKLGLRQTLVTHNGRLLGVITKKDVLRHVKQLDNEDPSSVLFN; from the exons ATG AACGGCAATGGCATAGACAGCGGAAGTACCGGTGACGCTCGTTTGAGACCAACGGGCCTGATCAACAGGGGAACATTAATTAGTAGTGACGAAGATATGCTGCAGGACGTAAATCAACACACACTGGCTTCCCAGCAACAGACAGGGAATAATGCCTACCTAGATCGCAATGTCAGACTCGATGATGGTACTTCACACT GTGGGATTACTTTTTCTGGGATTCAGG TTTCAGCTGATTCCGATGATATTCCTGGTATTGGACAGTACGATGATTTCCACACAATCGATTGGCAGCGTGATATCGCACGAGATCGAATGCGACATCGTTACATAGTGAAAAAGAAGCATGATTCCATTTTGGACTTGATCAAAGGTGCCCATGACGCATGGTCAGGATGGCTCTGCGTTTTATTTGTCGGATTATTTACTGGCGTAGCTGCAGGTGTCATCGATATTGGGGCATCGTGGATGACTGATCTGAAATTTGGTATCTGTCCGCAAGCTTTTTGGCTAAACAAAGAGCAATGCTGTTGGAGTTACAACGAGACAACATTTGACGGTGGAAATTGTTCACAA TGGTGGTCATGGCCTGAGGTATTCAACCAATCGAAAGACGGAGCTGGCCCGTACATAATATCATACATGTTTTATATTGCTTGGGCACTTTTATTCGCCTCCTTGTCAGCTTCCTTGGTGAGAATGTTTGCCCCTTACGCTTGTGGCTCCGGTATACCTGAG ATTAAAACAATCCTAAGCGGTTTTATAATTCGTGGATATTTGGGCAAGTGGACTTTGATAATAAAATCCGTTGGTTTGATACTTTCTGTATCTGCAGGCCTCAGTTTGGGCAAAGAAGGCCCGATGGTGCACATAGCATGCTGTATAGGaaacatattttcatatttgttCCCAAAGTATGGAAGAAACGAGGCCAAGAAGCGCGAAATTTTATCCGCAGCTGCTGCGGCTGGGGTATCCGTAGCTTTTGGAGCACCAATTGGTGGCGTGCTATTCAGTTTAGAAGAA GTGAGCTACTACTTTCCGTTGAAAACGCTATGGAGATCATTTTTCTGTGCTTTGATAGCAGCGTTCGTACTTCGCTCCATAAATCCATTTGGTAACGAacattcagttttattttttgtcgagtACAACAAACCATGGATATTCTTTGAACTTGTTCCTTTCGTGATGCTCGGTGTTATGGGA GGCGTCATTGCAACTTTGTTCATAAAAGCTAATCTCTATTGGTGTCGCTATCGAAAAACGTCAAAACTTGGCCAATATCCAGTAACCGAAGTTTTGGTTGTCACCGTTGCAACAGCTATCATAGCTTACCCAAATCCTTACACCAGGATGAATACTAGTCAACTGATTTACTTATTGTTCAGTCAATGCGGAGTATCTAATGCCGACATTTTGTG CGATTACAACAGAAATTTCACGGACGTCAATTCTGCTATTGAGATAGCCAAAGCTGGTCCAGGAGTTCACAAAGCCGTTTGGTTACTGGTCTTGGCTTTGATTCTTAAATTGATAATGACAATTTTCACATTTGGTATGAAAGTGCCTTGCGGACTATTCATACCATCGTTGTGTCTTGGTGCGATAATGGGTCGTATCGTCGGTATTGGAATGGAACAACTCGCTTATAAATATCCTCACATTTGGATGTTTAGCGAAGAGTGTTCGACCGGCGTCGATTGTATAACACCTGGTCTTTACGCTATGGTTGGGGCGGCTGCGGTCTTGGGCGGAGTAACGAGAATGACGGTCTCTCTCGTTGTCATAATGTTCGAATTAACGGGAGGAGTGAGATACATAGTTCCTTTAATGGCAGCCGCCATGGCAAGTAAATGGGTGGGCGATGCTTTAGGAAAGCAGGGAATATATGACGCTCATATCGGATTGAATGGTTATCCGTTCTTAGATAGTAAAGATGAGTTTCAACACACCAGTTTAGCAGCGGATGTTATGCAGCCAAA ACGTAATGAGGCATTGAACGTATTAACTCAAGACTCTATGACGGTTGACGACGTCGAAACATTACTCAAAGAAACCGAACACAATGGTTTTCCCGTCATAGTATCGAGAGAGTCGCAATACCTGGTCGGTTTTGTCCTCCGCAGAGATCTGAATCTTGCAATAGCAAACGCCAAACGTCTAATGGAGGGTATAATGGGACAATCTCTTGTTATTTTCACCAGTGGTAACAACGTTCAGACTCATGGTCCTCCACCattaaagttgaaaaaaatattagacaTGGCGCCGATCACAATCACCGATCAAACACCGATGGAAACCGTAGTCGACATGTTCAGAAAATTAGGACTGAGACAAACGCTTGTGACTCACAATGG gcGGCTTTTAGGTGTTATAACCAAAAAGGATGTTTTGAGACACGTCAAACAACTTGACAACGAAGATCCTAGCTCCGTTTTATTCaattga